In Raphanus sativus cultivar WK10039 unplaced genomic scaffold, ASM80110v3 Scaffold0385, whole genome shotgun sequence, one DNA window encodes the following:
- the LOC108805882 gene encoding MAP3K epsilon protein kinase 1, giving the protein MTSSQFNKSKSPDNKYMLGDEIGKGAYARVYKGLDLKNGDFVAIKQVSLENVVQDDDLNTIMQEIDLLKNLNHKNIVKYIGSWKTKTHLHIILEYVENGSLANNVKPNKFGPFPESLVAVYIAQVLEGLVYLHEQGVIHRDIKGANILTTKEGLVKLADFGVATKLSESEFNTHSVAGSPYWMAPEVIELSGVCAASDIWSVGCTVIELLTCVPPYFDMQPNAALYRIVQDDSPPIPDSLSPDITDFLRQCFKKDSRQRPDAKTLLSHPWIRNSRQALQSSLRNKGTIKYMKEAAASSEKDDEGSQLSAEKAGMSKTKASEHDEVPGNLETEDSIQVDQPSHSLGQKDEDHMLRKAVKTPSSVGGNELSRFSDPPPGNASLLPKGKFNEASTSMPPSHEIHGGDSPVADGGKIGVCDPCLLMMGVLKDVIDIDGLVTDENVPAENLHPLQAVEFSRLVSSLRPDESEDAIGSSCEKLAVMFRQRPEQKTVFVTQHGFLPLMDLLHVPKPPVIYAVLQLINEVVKDNTEFQENACLVGLIPVVMSFAGPGPDPERNHSQGIRMEAAYFLLQLCQSSSTTLQMFIACGGIPVLVGFIEADYAKHREMVHLAIDGMWHVFKHKMSTPLNDLCRIAAKNGVLPRLINTLVSLNETTRLAFISGGPLSVDGQAPQARSGQLDQPESSLSVIDQPDVLKTSHGGGEEPSHASTSTSQRTDIHQPRLSSVAEEKARPGSTTSSCSLAHIFSGDVASEYLEKAADLLLVFATADTTVKSHMCSQSLLSLLFNMFNRVEPHILLKILECINHLSTDPNCLETLQRSDAIKHLIPNLDLKEGNLVYQIHHEVLSALFNLCKINKGRQEQAAEQGIIPHLMLIIMSDSSLKQYALPLLCDMAHASPSSREQLRAHGGLDVYMSLLDDESWSVTALDSLAICLAHDNESSHKVEQALLKKDAVQKLVNFFKSCPERHFVHILEPFLKIITKSYRINKTLAVNGLTSLLVSRLDHQDAIVRLNLLKLIKAVYEHHPKPKQLIVENGLPQKLQVLIEERRDGQSSGGQVLVKQLATSLLKALYINTVL; this is encoded by the exons ATGACGTCATCTCAGTTCAACAAATCAAAGTCTCCCGACAACAAATAC ATGCTTGGAGATGAAATTGGTAAAGGAGCTTATGCTCGAGTTTACAAAGGACTAGACTTGAAGAATGGTGACTTTGTTGCCATTAAACAAGTCTCGTTGGAGAATGTTGTTCAAGATGATGATCTCAACACTATTATG CAAGAAATTGATCTCTTGAAG AACTTGAACCATAAGAACATTGTCAAGTATATTGGTTCGTGGAAGACAAAGACTCACCTTCACATCATTCTTGA GTATGTTGAGAATGGCTCTCTTGCAAACAATGTTAAACCAAATAAATTTGGACCATTCCCAGAATCTTTGGTGGCTGTTTACATTGCTCAG GTCTTGGAAGGTTTAGTGTATCTTCATGAGCAGGGTGTCATACACCGTGATATCAAGGGTGCAAATATTTTGACCACAAAGGAG GGTCTTGTTAAGCTTGCTGACTTTGGAGTTGCTACTAAACTAAGCGAGTCTGAGTTCAACACTCACTCAGTGGCTGGATCACCTTACTGGATGGCTCCTGAG GTTATTGAATTGTCTGGAGTTTGTGCTGCTTCTGACATTTGGAGCGTTGGATGTACCGTTATCGAACTTCTTACATGTGTTCCTCCTTACTTTGATATGCAACCCAATGCAGCTCTGTATCGTATTGTTCAG GATGATAGCCCTCCTATTCCTGATAGTCTTTCTCCAGATATTACAGACTTCCTACGACAGTGCTTCAAGAAG GATTCAAGGCAGAGGCCTGATGCAAAGACATTGCTCTCTCACCCTTGGATAAGGAACTCTAGACAGGCATTGCAGTCCTCACTTCGGAATAAAGGAACTATTAA ATATATGAAAGAAGCCGCTGCAAGTTCAGAGAAGGATGATGAAGGAAGTCAACTTTCAGCAGAAAAAGCTGGGATGTCAAAAACT AAGGCATCTGAACATGATGAAGTACCTGGAAATCTTGAAACCGAAGATTCCATCCAGGTGGACCAGCCATCACATAGTCTTGGCCAAAAAGATGAAGATCACATGCTTAGAAAG GCTGTGAAAACTCCATCAAGCGTTGGTGGGAATGAACTAAGTAGATTTAGTGATCCTCCTCCTGGGAATGCTTCTTTGCTTCCCAAGGGAAAATTTAATGAAGCCTCAACATCAATGCCTCCATCACATGAAATCCATGGTGGTGATTCTCCTGTCGCAGATGGTGGAAAGATTGGTGTTTGTGATCCTTGCCTCTTAATGATGGGTGTTTTGAAAGATGTTATTGACATTGATGGCTTG GTAACTGATGAAAATGTACCCGCAGAAAATCTTCACCCTCTGCAG GCAGTGGAGTTCAGCAGATTGGTGAGCTCCTTAAGGCCAGATGAATCAGAAGATGCAATAGGTTCTTCCTGTGAGAAACTTGCTGTCATGTTTCGTCAGAGACCTGAACAGAAGACAGTATTTGTGACACAGCATGGTTTCCTCCCTCTGATGGATCTACTCCATGTTCCTAAACCTCCA GTAATATATGCCGTGCTGCAGCTGATAAACGAAGTTGTTAAAGATAACACTGAGTTCCAGGAAAATGCTTGTCTTGTTGGTCTT ATACCTGTGGTAATGAGTTTTGCTGGTCCTGGTCCTGATCCTGAGAGGAATCATTCTCAAGGAATACGTATGGAAGCAGCTTACTTCTTGCTGCAGCTTTGTCAATCAAG CTCCACAACATTGCAAATGTTCATAGCTTGTGGTGGAATACCAGTTTTGGTTGGATTTATCGAAGCAGATTATGCCAAACACAG GGAGATGGTTCACTTAGCTATTGATGGGATGTGGCATGTATTCAAACACAAAATGTCCACGCCGTTAAATGACCTCTGCCGTATAGCTGCAAAGAATGGAGTTCTTCCTAGGCTGATCAACACTCTTGTTAGCTTGAATGAAACAACCAGGCTGGCTTTTATATCAGGAGGTCCACTGAGTGTGGATGGTCAAGCTCCACAAGCTCGCTCTGGTCAGCTTGATCAGCCTGAGTCTTCACTCAGTGTGATTGATCAGCCTGATGTGTTGAAAACAAGTCATGGTGGTGGTGAAGAGCCTTCTCATGCTTCAACTTCAACTTCTCAAAGAACAGATATTCATCAACCTAGATTGAGCAGTGTTGCAGAAGAAAAAGCTAGACCTGGAAGTACCACATCGTCTTGTTCACTTGCCCATATATTCTCTGGAGATGTTGCAAGTGAATACTTGGAGAAAGCGGctgatcttcttcttgtatttGCTACTGCTGATACAACAGTCAAGTCACACATGTGCAGCCAAAGCTTACTCAGTCTTCTTTTCAACATGTTCAACCGTGTAGAACCTCATATTCTGTTAAAG ATACTGGAGTGCATCAATCATTTATCCACTGATCCAAATTGCTTAGAGACTCTTCAGCGTTCAGATGCAATCAAACATTTGATCCCTAACCTTGACCTTAAAGAAGGGAATCTTGTTTATCAGATCCATCACGAG GTGCTTAGTGCACTATTCAACCTGTGCAAGATCAACAAGGGGAGGCAAGAACAAGCAGCTGAGCAGGGAATCATACCGCACCTGATGCTTATCATCATGTCGGACTCTTCTCTGAAACAATATGCACTGCCACTCCTATGTGATATGGCTCATGCATCTCCGAGCTCAAGAGAGCAGTTAAGAGCTCACGGCGGTCTGGACGTGTACATGAGTTTGCTTGATGATGAATCTTGGTCTGTAACAGCGTTGGATTCGCTTGCCATTTGCTTGGCGCATGACAATGAGAGTAGCCACAAGGTGGAGCAGGCGTTGCTCAAGAAGGATGCGGTTCAGAAGTTAGTTAACTTCTTCAAGAGCTGCCCTGAGAGACACTTTGTGCATATATTGGAGCCGTTCTTGAAGATTATAAC GAAATCGTATAGGATCAACAAGACACTAGCTGTGAATGGATTGACTTCGTTGCTTGTTTCAAGGCTAGACCATCAAGATGCCATTGTTAGACTTAATCTCCTGAAACTCATCAAG GCTGTGTACGAGCACCATCCAAAGCCAAAACAGCTGATAGTAGAGAACGGCCTACCTCAAAAGCTGCAAGTTCTGATAGAAGAAAGACGTGATGGACAAAGTTCAGGAGGGCAAGTTCTGGTGAAGCAACTGGCTACCTCTCTGCTCAAAGCACTCTACATCAACACAGTTTTGTGA